A window of Castanea sativa cultivar Marrone di Chiusa Pesio chromosome 1, ASM4071231v1 contains these coding sequences:
- the LOC142615106 gene encoding small ribosomal subunit protein eS12-like, which translates to MSGEEAPVAPVAIETTEAPLGEAMDIMTALQLVLRKSLAHGGLARGLHEGAKVIEKHAAQLCVIAEDCNQPDYVKLVKGLCADHDVKLMTVPSAKTLGEWAGLCKIDSEGKARKVVGCSCVVVKDYGEESVGYNIVQEYVKSH; encoded by the exons ATGTCAGG AGAAGAAGCACCTGTTGCACCTGTTGCAATTGAGACCACTGAAGCACCTCTGGGTGAAGCCATGGACATCATGACTGCCTTGCAGCTTGTGCTGAGGAAGTCACTTGCTCATGGTGGGCTTGCACGAGGACTCCATGAAGGTGCCAAGGTGATTGAAAAGCATGCTGCACAACTCTGTGTGATAGCTGAGGACTGCAACCAGCCAGATTATGTTAAATTGGTCAAGGGCCTTTGTGCTGATCACGATGTCAAATTAATGACAGTGCCTAGTGCTAAAACACTTGGCGAGTGGGCTGGT TTGTGTAAAATTGATTCTGAAGGAAAAGCTAGAAAGGTTGTGGGTTGCTCCTGTGTTGTAGTGAAG GACTATGGAGAGGAGTCGGTGGGTTACAATATTGTTCAGGAATATGTGAAGTCCCATTAA